The proteins below come from a single Chryseobacterium capnotolerans genomic window:
- a CDS encoding T6SS effector amidase Tae4 family protein — protein sequence MIFYGKNHPGTFKPCNVVEFPNQCAIRMSEAFSKSGVDLSSFSGARCWEKHDDKFRHILRAQELAN from the coding sequence TTGATATTTTATGGAAAAAATCATCCTGGGACTTTTAAACCCTGTAATGTTGTAGAATTTCCCAATCAATGTGCAATACGGATGAGTGAAGCATTTAGTAAATCAGGAGTAGATTTAAGTTCTTTTTCAGGAGCAAGATGCTGGGAAAAACATGATGATAAATTTAGACATATTTTAAGAGCTCAGGAATTGGCTAATTAG
- a CDS encoding ABC transporter substrate-binding protein, which yields MKKKILLLFTVFSLIACKRESKISSSDWTNISNRTQYKEQDGRLELKSGNFTYNFKQNQTPFKKIILLNASMAGYISELGAENLIIGVSSPEYIYSEKIQNLIKEGKIQNVGSDQKYDVEKIISMKPDAIFTNYIASFDNAYQLLKNNGIQVIFLDEYMEQQPLQKTAYVKLFGELFGKEKEAEAKYQEVEKNYNDLKKLALTAKEKPVVLANEMYGDVWYLPGGNTSVAHYIADANAAYIMKDNKDEKALTMSFEEVFAKTGGVQYWVNAGNHTSKKEMLKMNPFYGKLTVFNNGKLYTMAGKERDKANDFFESGVVRADLILKDYIKIFHPELLPDYQLTYMKELQ from the coding sequence ATGAAAAAGAAAATTTTACTTTTATTTACGGTATTTTCGCTAATTGCCTGTAAAAGAGAATCAAAAATTTCGTCCTCAGATTGGACAAATATCTCAAATCGCACCCAATACAAAGAGCAAGATGGAAGGTTGGAGCTGAAATCGGGAAATTTCACCTATAATTTCAAGCAAAATCAAACACCTTTCAAGAAAATCATCCTGCTTAATGCAAGTATGGCAGGGTATATTTCAGAGCTTGGAGCTGAAAATTTAATCATTGGAGTGTCAAGTCCCGAGTATATTTATTCAGAAAAAATCCAGAATCTGATTAAAGAAGGAAAAATTCAGAATGTAGGAAGTGATCAGAAGTATGATGTGGAGAAAATTATTTCCATGAAGCCGGATGCGATTTTCACCAATTATATTGCAAGTTTCGATAATGCTTATCAGCTACTGAAGAACAATGGTATTCAGGTGATATTTCTGGATGAGTATATGGAGCAGCAGCCATTGCAGAAAACAGCTTATGTAAAACTGTTCGGAGAGCTTTTCGGAAAAGAAAAAGAAGCCGAAGCTAAATATCAGGAAGTAGAGAAAAATTATAATGATCTGAAGAAATTGGCCTTAACGGCAAAAGAAAAACCAGTTGTACTGGCGAATGAAATGTATGGTGATGTTTGGTATCTTCCTGGTGGAAATACTTCCGTAGCTCACTATATTGCTGATGCTAATGCTGCTTATATTATGAAAGATAATAAGGATGAAAAAGCCTTAACCATGAGCTTTGAAGAGGTTTTTGCTAAGACTGGTGGCGTTCAGTACTGGGTAAATGCAGGAAATCACACTTCAAAAAAAGAAATGCTGAAGATGAATCCTTTCTACGGAAAGCTGACTGTATTCAATAACGGTAAACTGTATACAATGGCCGGAAAAGAGAGAGATAAAGCTAACGACTTCTTTGAAAGTGGGGTGGTAAGAGCAGATTTGATCCTTAAAGACTATATTAAAATCTTTCATCCTGAACTTTTACCGGATTACCAGCTTACTTATATGAAAGAATTGCAGTAA
- a CDS encoding helix-turn-helix domain-containing protein, whose protein sequence is MEFKSILDKKTLSTLDVIKLNQRIFRGNEYFILNQKHRSYDKKAILEILDYQKINKLNNKQLALKFNMSRNTIGKWKKIFL, encoded by the coding sequence ATGGAATTTAAATCTATATTAGATAAAAAAACACTATCAACTCTGGATGTTATTAAATTAAATCAAAGAATATTCAGGGGAAATGAATATTTTATTTTGAATCAGAAACATCGGTCTTATGATAAAAAAGCTATCTTAGAAATTCTTGACTACCAAAAAATAAATAAATTGAATAATAAACAATTAGCATTAAAATTCAATATGAGCCGTAATACGATTGGAAAATGGAAAAAGATATTTTTATGA
- a CDS encoding transposase: MGLYKDIHIGNLIKLRVNETNIDILRICNFFSINTEEIENMYNQPSLDSETLLRWSKLLEYDFFRLYSQHLILYSPPASLKQTEISGKKHSLPVFKKNIYTKEVIDFLVELVESGDKTIKQVIEDYRIPKTTLHKWIDKYKKNIET; the protein is encoded by the coding sequence ATGGGCTTATATAAAGACATACATATAGGAAACCTGATTAAATTAAGGGTCAATGAAACGAATATAGATATCTTAAGAATTTGTAATTTTTTCAGTATCAATACTGAGGAAATTGAAAATATGTACAATCAACCGTCTTTAGATTCGGAAACTCTTCTTAGATGGTCTAAGCTTCTTGAGTACGATTTTTTCAGATTATATTCTCAGCATCTTATATTATATTCCCCGCCGGCTTCACTTAAACAAACTGAGATATCCGGTAAAAAGCATTCCTTACCTGTATTCAAGAAAAATATTTATACAAAAGAGGTTATAGATTTTCTCGTAGAACTTGTAGAGTCTGGAGATAAAACTATAAAACAGGTAATAGAAGATTATAGAATTCCAAAAACTACTTTACATAAATGGATAGACAAATACAAAAAAAATATTGAAACCTGA